A single window of Leptolyngbya ohadii IS1 DNA harbors:
- a CDS encoding cupin domain-containing protein, protein MTAAMIDLRSPAIQLREQIEYPQQGILSKVLLKDQVCQYTLFCLAAGTEIEEHTSARNATVNVIEGTGTLTLEGTDINLHPGIFIFMPANAPHALQADTNLTFLLTLSEKP, encoded by the coding sequence ATGACAGCTGCAATGATAGACTTGCGATCGCCTGCTATCCAGCTTCGAGAACAAATTGAGTATCCTCAGCAGGGCATTCTCAGTAAAGTTTTACTAAAAGATCAGGTCTGCCAGTACACGCTTTTTTGTCTGGCGGCAGGAACAGAAATTGAAGAACATACCTCTGCTCGTAATGCAACGGTGAACGTGATTGAGGGGACAGGAACGTTAACGCTAGAAGGAACAGACATTAATCTGCATCCAGGAATTTTTATCTTCATGCCTGCGAATGCACCTCATGCTCTGCAAGCAGACACTAATCTTACATTTTTGTTAACGCTCTCAGAGAAACCATAG
- a CDS encoding SAM-dependent methyltransferase, which produces MTQIAPPLNLETATGHQVLAAAGKKILRPGGRAATEQLFTWANFQPDQTVLELASSFGYSAIALAQKYGVRVVGVEKNPESVARARANVAAAGLSDRIQIIEGDIFKLDQITEQFDYVLAEAILTMQSAPGKAKILSGIADRLKPGGKFLSHELLARQQEAEIQRTLAQTIRVNSNPLSEANWTAAIETAGLNVKQIQIGAMGLLNPRQVINDEGISGTLKILWNVLTKPAIRTRVLGMRKAFLQYRHDLGYIVSCSEKPIR; this is translated from the coding sequence ATGACCCAAATAGCCCCTCCCCTCAACCTTGAAACCGCGACCGGACACCAGGTTTTAGCCGCAGCCGGAAAGAAAATTCTGCGACCGGGTGGACGAGCCGCCACCGAGCAGCTTTTTACCTGGGCAAATTTTCAGCCCGATCAAACTGTCCTCGAACTTGCCTCCAGCTTTGGCTATAGCGCGATCGCCCTGGCGCAAAAATATGGCGTACGCGTCGTCGGCGTTGAAAAGAATCCCGAAAGCGTTGCCCGTGCCCGTGCGAATGTTGCCGCTGCCGGACTGAGCGATCGCATCCAAATCATCGAAGGCGATATTTTCAAGCTCGATCAAATCACAGAACAGTTTGACTACGTGCTGGCAGAAGCAATTCTCACCATGCAGTCCGCTCCTGGCAAAGCCAAAATTTTGAGCGGCATCGCCGATCGCCTCAAACCCGGCGGCAAATTCCTATCCCACGAACTTCTTGCCCGCCAGCAGGAAGCCGAAATCCAGCGTACCCTCGCCCAAACTATCCGCGTCAATTCCAATCCCCTTTCGGAGGCAAACTGGACTGCGGCGATCGAGACAGCAGGGCTTAACGTCAAGCAAATCCAAATCGGCGCAATGGGCTTACTCAATCCCCGTCAGGTCATCAACGACGAAGGGATTAGCGGCACGCTGAAAATTCTCTGGAACGTGCTGACGAAACCCGCAATTCGTACAAGAGTCCTCGGAATGCGAAAAGCCTTTTTGCAATATCGCCACGATCTCGGCTACATCGTTTCCTGTTCAGAAAAACCGATTCGGTAA
- a CDS encoding MSMEG_0565 family glycosyltransferase, which yields MRIALLTYSTKPRGSVVHTLELAEALHQLGHTVCVYALDKDGRGFDRSLNFEVKLVPALPVTGDTDALIQQRIQEFVSFLSQDLQRCDYDSDYDSEYDIFHAQDCISANALAVLRQQNLISHFVRTVHHIEDYISPYLQQCQDRSIREPDLCLCVSDYWQKQLYQQYHINAPRVINGVNCDRFTNTPSDRDSRLKEAMGISGSPVYLTVGGIEPRKNTIQLAKAFAKVQSVYPQAQLVIAGGATLFDYQSYRDEFFVEIDRLNLKVGTSLLLPGIIADADLPSLYRCADAFVFPSVKEGWGLVVLEAIASGLPTIVSYHPPFTEFLTTQQTLFVEPDDPDSIASALKVGTSLLLPGIIADADLPSLYRCADAFVFPSVKEGWGLVVLERSQTALQIASDRVKAKYGMACSLALGQLQRIETQAQQYQQSDQPEVKVIRFIE from the coding sequence ATGCGAATTGCCCTACTCACCTATTCCACTAAGCCCAGAGGTAGCGTAGTTCATACGCTGGAACTCGCCGAGGCGCTGCATCAGCTAGGTCATACGGTTTGCGTGTACGCCCTGGACAAGGATGGTCGGGGATTTGATCGATCGCTGAACTTTGAAGTAAAACTGGTTCCCGCTTTGCCTGTTACCGGGGATACCGATGCCCTGATTCAGCAGCGGATTCAGGAATTTGTCAGTTTTCTCAGTCAGGATTTACAGCGCTGTGACTATGACAGTGACTATGACAGTGAATACGACATCTTTCATGCCCAGGACTGTATTAGTGCCAATGCGCTGGCTGTGCTGCGTCAGCAGAATCTAATTTCCCATTTCGTGCGGACGGTTCATCATATCGAAGACTACATAAGTCCCTACCTTCAGCAGTGTCAGGATCGATCGATTCGTGAACCGGATCTCTGCCTCTGCGTGAGCGATTACTGGCAGAAACAGCTATACCAGCAGTACCACATCAATGCGCCGCGAGTCATTAATGGTGTGAACTGCGATCGATTTACCAACACCCCATCCGATCGGGATTCCCGGCTGAAAGAGGCGATGGGTATCAGCGGTTCCCCAGTCTACCTGACCGTTGGTGGCATCGAGCCGCGCAAGAATACAATTCAGCTTGCCAAAGCCTTTGCCAAAGTTCAGTCCGTCTATCCCCAAGCACAGCTTGTCATTGCAGGCGGAGCCACCCTGTTTGACTATCAAAGTTACCGGGATGAATTCTTTGTCGAGATCGATCGCCTCAACCTGAAAGTCGGCACCTCTCTGCTGTTACCCGGCATTATTGCCGATGCCGATTTGCCTTCCCTGTATCGCTGTGCCGATGCGTTTGTTTTTCCTTCTGTCAAAGAAGGCTGGGGTCTGGTTGTTTTGGAAGCGATTGCCAGCGGCTTACCCACGATCGTCTCTTATCATCCTCCCTTCACCGAATTTCTGACTACCCAGCAAACCCTTTTCGTTGAACCTGATGATCCTGATTCGATCGCCTCGGCTCTGAAAGTCGGCACCTCTCTGCTGTTACCCGGCATTATTGCCGATGCCGATTTGCCTTCCCTGTATCGCTGTGCCGATGCGTTTGTTTTTCCTTCTGTCAAAGAAGGCTGGGGTCTGGTTGTTTTGGAACGATCGCAGACCGCTCTCCAGATTGCCAGCGATCGGGTAAAGGCAAAATATGGAATGGCTTGCAGTCTTGCTTTGGGGCAACTCCAGCGAATTGAAACACAGGCACAGCAGTATCAGCAGAGCGATCAACCTGAAGTGAAGGTAATTCGCTTTATTGAGTAA